The Algihabitans albus genome includes a window with the following:
- the egtB gene encoding ergothioneine biosynthesis protein EgtB, which produces MDHRPYPPQDPPEQADTARAPEVERRLDQFSAVRRRTLDLSEPLSAEDQCIQSMPDVSPTKWHLAHTTWFFEEFILKAFSDDYEVFNPKFGFLFNSYYEQVGPRHERPKRGLLSRPSLSEVLAYRAHVEDALKQVLAGHDDTNAGPWTLLELGCHHEQQHQELLLTDIKHVLSCNPLKPAYQPPRPRDASRTRTWDWIEHAGGLVEIGHGADDFAFDCEGPRHRIWLEPFKLASRPVTNGEFLAFMQDGGYTRPELWLADGWAACKAHGWQAPLYWSRTETDDWRIFTLAGLRPLDPDAPVCHVSFFEADAYASWAGKRLPTEAEWEVVATPLTPAGNFAGSREYHPVPARGDGLRQIYGDVWEWTANAYRPYPSFKAAEGAVGEYNGKFMSGQMVLRGGSCVTPEGHVRPTYRNFFYPADRWQFTGIRLADDCAQRSVELPPLTETEEPQETPADPSTLAFLNDVVVGLSDTPKSLPAKWFYDETGAELFEAICDLPEYYPARTETGILETVAPAIAEALGLRPVLVEYGSGAMSKVRRLLDCLQDPHAFVAIDISEEQLEQSAQSLEAAYPSLRVHTIAKDFTKPIRLPAWLGEAGRRCAFFPGSTIGNFDPLEARLLLERIREAVGSGGALVIGVDLKKDKARLEAAYDDSAGVTGRFNKNILVRIERELGGDLDLDAFEHLALFNEAAGRIEMHLRSRNRQTVTVAGHKFHFEPGETIHTENSHKFTVPEFQALAKDAGFSAVKAWTDAENLFSVHLFDAD; this is translated from the coding sequence ATGGACCATCGTCCCTATCCCCCGCAGGACCCTCCCGAGCAGGCGGACACTGCGCGCGCGCCGGAAGTGGAACGCCGCCTCGATCAGTTCAGCGCGGTGCGCCGGCGAACCCTGGACCTTTCCGAGCCGCTAAGCGCCGAGGATCAGTGCATCCAGTCCATGCCCGATGTCAGCCCGACCAAATGGCACTTGGCGCACACGACTTGGTTCTTCGAGGAGTTCATCCTCAAGGCCTTTTCCGACGACTACGAAGTGTTCAATCCGAAGTTCGGGTTCCTCTTCAACTCCTATTACGAGCAAGTCGGTCCACGCCATGAGCGCCCCAAGCGTGGCCTCCTGTCCCGCCCCTCCCTCTCCGAAGTTCTCGCCTACCGAGCGCATGTCGAAGATGCGCTCAAGCAGGTCCTGGCCGGCCACGACGACACGAATGCGGGGCCTTGGACGCTGCTGGAACTCGGTTGCCATCACGAACAGCAGCATCAGGAACTGCTGCTGACCGACATCAAGCATGTCCTCTCGTGCAATCCGCTGAAGCCCGCCTATCAGCCACCGCGGCCAAGAGACGCAAGCCGGACCCGCACCTGGGATTGGATCGAACACGCGGGGGGACTGGTCGAAATCGGGCACGGCGCCGACGACTTCGCTTTCGATTGCGAGGGTCCCCGCCACAGAATTTGGCTGGAGCCCTTCAAGCTGGCGAGCCGGCCGGTCACCAACGGCGAGTTCCTGGCCTTCATGCAAGACGGCGGCTACACACGTCCGGAGCTGTGGCTCGCCGATGGTTGGGCGGCCTGCAAGGCGCATGGCTGGCAGGCTCCCCTCTACTGGAGTCGCACCGAGACCGACGACTGGCGAATCTTCACGCTCGCCGGTCTACGCCCCCTCGACCCCGACGCGCCGGTCTGTCATGTCAGTTTTTTCGAGGCCGACGCCTACGCCTCCTGGGCCGGAAAACGCCTTCCGACCGAGGCGGAATGGGAGGTCGTCGCCACACCGCTGACACCAGCCGGCAACTTCGCAGGGTCTCGCGAATACCATCCTGTCCCGGCTCGTGGGGACGGACTCCGGCAGATCTATGGCGACGTTTGGGAGTGGACCGCCAACGCCTACCGTCCCTATCCCAGCTTCAAAGCCGCCGAGGGCGCGGTCGGCGAATACAACGGCAAGTTCATGTCGGGCCAGATGGTCCTGCGTGGCGGCTCTTGCGTCACGCCGGAGGGACATGTGCGGCCGACCTACCGCAACTTCTTCTATCCAGCCGATCGTTGGCAGTTCACCGGCATCCGCCTAGCCGACGACTGCGCACAGCGCAGCGTGGAGCTTCCCCCGCTGACGGAGACCGAGGAACCGCAGGAGACGCCCGCCGACCCCTCGACCCTCGCGTTTCTCAATGACGTGGTCGTGGGGCTATCGGATACGCCGAAGAGCCTGCCGGCCAAATGGTTCTACGACGAGACGGGCGCCGAACTGTTCGAGGCGATCTGCGATCTGCCCGAATACTATCCAGCGCGGACGGAAACCGGGATCCTGGAGACAGTCGCACCCGCCATCGCCGAGGCGCTCGGGCTGCGGCCGGTTCTGGTGGAGTACGGCTCCGGCGCGATGTCCAAGGTCAGACGGTTGCTCGACTGCCTGCAAGACCCTCACGCGTTCGTCGCCATCGATATCTCCGAAGAGCAGCTCGAGCAGTCCGCGCAGAGCCTGGAAGCCGCCTATCCGAGCCTCCGCGTTCACACGATCGCCAAGGACTTCACGAAGCCGATCCGTCTCCCCGCCTGGTTGGGCGAGGCGGGACGGCGTTGCGCCTTCTTTCCGGGTTCGACCATCGGCAATTTCGATCCTTTGGAAGCCCGGCTCTTGCTGGAGCGCATACGCGAAGCGGTCGGCAGCGGCGGCGCTCTCGTCATCGGCGTCGATCTGAAGAAGGATAAGGCGCGACTGGAAGCGGCCTACGACGACAGCGCCGGCGTCACCGGTCGATTCAACAAGAATATCCTCGTCCGCATCGAACGAGAACTCGGCGGCGATCTGGACCTCGACGCCTTCGAGCATCTGGCTCTGTTCAACGAAGCGGCGGGCCGCATCGAAATGCATCTGCGCAGTCGGAACCGCCAGACCGTGACAGTCGCGGGGCACAAGTTCCATTTCGAACCCGGGGAGACCATTCACACCGAGAATTCCCACAAGTTCACGGTTCCTGAATTCCAAGCCCTTGCGAAGGACGCCGGCTTCAGCGCCGTAAAGGCCTGGACGGATGCGGAGAACCTCTTCTCGGTACATCTGTTCGACGCGGACTAA
- a CDS encoding PAS domain S-box protein: MTVPAPLPPTEIERLAALRRYAILDTAPDPMLDRIVRFAAKQFKMPIAMISLVDQDRQWFQSICGLDAKETGRDVAFCGHTILQEDVFVIPDARQDCRFAENPLVTGDLQIRFYAGAPLINPQGHALGALCLVDTEPRGDFSEDDKAALQDLAVMVVDHIDTRYTAGDVLREVEARAQVENSLAIAEHQLELFFEYAPVSVAVFDTDMCYLAVSRSWCEAFELDSGSLIGRPHDEVTSHIPPGWHEQYTRCLKGEAVDVDEEKFPKPGGGFQWVRRQMRPWKNRHGEIGGLIVFKEIITQRKEMEATLQQNQRFLEAVLESVQDGIVACDSEGRLTLFNASACRIAGLDMKPLLPEDWVDTYRLLDADGETPLAMEQTPLFRAFQGENVENQEVVIAPSDLPQRRVVCRSAPLYDDTGVKLGAVASMHDVTAQREAERSFETALEEVRQREAHLRIITNNLPFLITYTDNHLRYRFINRTGAAWYGCSQKDIAGLNAADVLGVDNFARLRPYLERARYGVKSTFEATVSYPDGVTREIQCLYVPDFDDAGAVQGVIAIAIDITEQKRVATKLISEQRQLALILDNVPVRIFYKDDKNRILRVNEPAARSIGLTVDEVEGADAFDLFPDMARKYHEDDLEVIRSGEPKLGIIEELPPQGGQCRWMRTDKVPYTDADTGERFVFVASTDITAEKLAEQRLRASEERFRSLYTKTPVMLHSIDAEGHLLSVSDLWLERLGYSKEEVIGRKAREFMTPESVRDAAEQSMPQFFRDGFCKNVEYQFVTKSGEILDILLSAVAEYDEAGRPTRSMAALNDITERRIVERQLAQSQKMETVGQLTGGLAHDFNNLLGVVLGNLQLLERSLKSDEKAARRIAAAVKAVDRGAELNRRLLAFSRRQKLETEVIDPNPLVEGLSDMLTRTLGESIALDCRLGARISCVQTDPSQLESAILNLAVNARDAMPDGGRLTIETASIYLDEDDAAREHEVEAGDYVMLSVTDSGCGIAADKIDKVFEPFFTTKDVGKGSGLGLSMVYGFIKQTGGHVRVYSELNRGTTIRLYLPVADRSRCNFATSEELEVDIEGGRETVLVVEDQADVREVAVGLLEDLGYSVREAEDGRQALAILNEDEGIDLLFTDIVMPGGMDGTQVAKAARRLRPSLPVLYATGYAEAAVLREGEVKATENLVTKPYRREDLAIKIRQAFREQMAGSRESLVPAVTLRDS; this comes from the coding sequence ATGACCGTACCTGCACCCTTACCGCCGACAGAGATCGAGCGACTGGCAGCGCTGCGTCGCTACGCGATTCTCGATACGGCGCCAGATCCGATGCTCGACAGGATCGTTCGCTTCGCGGCGAAGCAGTTCAAAATGCCGATCGCGATGATCTCGCTGGTCGATCAGGACCGACAGTGGTTTCAATCGATTTGCGGACTGGACGCGAAGGAAACCGGGCGTGACGTGGCCTTCTGCGGCCATACAATTCTCCAGGAGGATGTCTTCGTCATTCCCGACGCGCGGCAAGATTGTCGCTTCGCCGAAAATCCTCTCGTAACGGGCGACCTGCAGATTCGCTTCTACGCCGGTGCGCCACTGATCAATCCGCAAGGACATGCGCTCGGCGCCCTGTGTCTGGTCGACACCGAGCCACGCGGCGATTTCTCCGAGGACGACAAGGCCGCTCTCCAGGATCTGGCCGTGATGGTCGTAGATCACATCGACACGCGCTACACGGCGGGTGACGTCCTGCGTGAAGTCGAAGCGCGCGCCCAGGTCGAAAACAGTCTCGCCATCGCCGAGCATCAACTCGAGTTGTTCTTCGAGTACGCACCTGTCTCCGTCGCGGTCTTCGACACCGACATGTGTTACCTGGCGGTCAGCCGCAGCTGGTGCGAAGCCTTCGAGCTCGACTCCGGATCGCTAATCGGCCGACCCCATGACGAGGTCACGTCTCATATTCCACCAGGATGGCACGAACAGTACACGCGGTGTCTGAAAGGTGAGGCGGTCGATGTCGATGAAGAAAAGTTTCCGAAACCAGGAGGCGGCTTCCAATGGGTCAGACGGCAGATGCGGCCTTGGAAGAACCGTCACGGAGAGATCGGCGGCCTGATCGTCTTCAAGGAAATCATTACGCAACGGAAAGAAATGGAGGCGACGCTTCAGCAGAATCAGAGGTTCCTGGAAGCCGTTCTGGAGAGTGTTCAGGATGGCATCGTTGCTTGTGATTCCGAAGGCCGCCTGACTTTGTTCAATGCCTCGGCCTGCCGGATCGCCGGCCTGGACATGAAACCGCTGCTGCCGGAAGACTGGGTCGACACCTATCGTCTGCTCGACGCGGATGGCGAGACGCCGCTTGCCATGGAGCAAACTCCCCTGTTCAGAGCGTTTCAAGGCGAAAACGTCGAAAATCAGGAAGTCGTCATCGCGCCGTCCGATCTTCCGCAAAGGCGTGTCGTCTGCCGGAGCGCGCCTTTGTACGACGATACAGGTGTCAAACTGGGCGCGGTTGCCTCCATGCACGATGTCACCGCGCAACGCGAGGCCGAGAGGTCATTCGAGACAGCCTTGGAAGAGGTTCGCCAACGCGAAGCTCACCTCCGGATCATTACGAATAACCTGCCCTTCCTGATCACCTATACGGACAACCACCTCAGGTACCGTTTCATCAATCGTACCGGTGCTGCATGGTACGGCTGTTCTCAGAAGGACATAGCGGGTCTTAACGCTGCCGACGTTCTGGGAGTCGATAATTTCGCGCGCTTGCGGCCCTATCTGGAACGTGCACGCTATGGCGTTAAGTCGACCTTTGAGGCGACCGTCAGTTACCCAGATGGTGTGACACGGGAGATTCAATGTCTCTACGTGCCCGACTTCGATGACGCCGGAGCCGTTCAAGGGGTGATCGCAATTGCGATCGACATAACGGAACAGAAGCGTGTCGCGACGAAGCTGATATCGGAGCAGCGGCAGTTGGCGCTGATTCTCGATAACGTGCCCGTTCGCATCTTCTACAAGGATGACAAGAACCGCATCCTACGGGTCAACGAGCCGGCCGCGCGATCGATCGGCTTGACGGTCGATGAGGTCGAGGGTGCGGATGCCTTCGACCTGTTTCCCGATATGGCGCGTAAGTATCACGAAGACGATCTGGAGGTGATTCGCTCCGGTGAGCCTAAGCTCGGCATCATCGAAGAACTTCCGCCGCAAGGCGGCCAGTGTCGCTGGATGCGGACTGACAAGGTGCCTTATACCGACGCGGATACCGGCGAACGCTTCGTCTTCGTCGCGTCTACCGACATCACGGCCGAGAAACTTGCCGAGCAAAGGCTTCGCGCGAGCGAAGAGCGTTTCCGCTCTCTCTATACCAAGACACCCGTGATGCTCCACTCCATCGATGCCGAGGGGCACCTCTTGAGCGTCAGCGACTTGTGGCTGGAAAGGTTGGGTTACAGCAAGGAAGAGGTCATCGGCCGCAAGGCACGGGAGTTCATGACTCCGGAATCCGTGCGCGATGCAGCTGAGCAGAGCATGCCGCAATTCTTCCGGGATGGCTTTTGCAAGAACGTCGAGTATCAGTTCGTCACGAAGTCCGGAGAGATCCTCGACATCCTCCTGTCGGCGGTTGCGGAATACGACGAGGCGGGGCGGCCCACGCGATCGATGGCAGCCCTGAACGATATCACCGAGCGTCGGATCGTCGAACGCCAGTTGGCGCAATCCCAGAAGATGGAGACGGTCGGGCAGTTGACTGGCGGCTTGGCGCACGACTTCAATAACCTGCTCGGCGTCGTCCTGGGTAATCTGCAGCTTCTCGAACGTTCTCTGAAAAGCGACGAGAAGGCAGCCAGGCGAATCGCCGCGGCCGTCAAGGCCGTCGACCGAGGTGCCGAGTTGAATCGGCGTCTGCTCGCATTTTCGCGGCGCCAGAAACTGGAGACCGAGGTCATCGATCCCAATCCCCTGGTCGAGGGCCTCAGTGACATGCTGACCCGCACCCTGGGCGAGTCGATCGCTCTGGACTGCCGCCTAGGTGCCCGAATTTCCTGCGTCCAAACCGATCCCAGCCAGCTCGAGTCTGCCATTCTTAATCTGGCCGTCAACGCACGAGACGCCATGCCCGACGGCGGACGTCTGACCATTGAGACCGCCAGTATCTATCTCGACGAGGACGATGCGGCCCGAGAGCATGAGGTGGAGGCCGGCGACTATGTCATGCTGTCCGTGACGGATAGCGGTTGCGGCATAGCCGCCGACAAGATCGACAAGGTTTTCGAGCCCTTCTTCACGACCAAGGATGTCGGTAAGGGAAGTGGGCTCGGTCTGAGCATGGTCTACGGTTTCATCAAGCAGACAGGGGGGCATGTCAGGGTCTACAGCGAGCTGAACCGCGGCACGACGATTCGTCTCTACCTTCCCGTTGCCGATCGCAGTCGCTGCAATTTCGCGACGTCGGAGGAATTGGAGGTGGACATCGAAGGTGGTCGCGAGACCGTGCTCGTTGTCGAAGATCAGGCCGACGTACGGGAAGTCGCGGTCGGTCTTCTCGAAGATCTCGGGTACAGCGTGCGCGAGGCCGAGGATGGACGCCAGGCGCTTGCGATTCTAAACGAAGATGAAGGGATCGATCTTCTCTTCACGGACATCGTGATGCCGGGCGGCATGGACGGGACGCAGGTGGCTAAGGCGGCACGCCGTTTACGTCCCAGTCTCCCGGTCCTCTACGCGACAGGATACGCCGAGGCGGCGGTGCTCCGCGAAGGCGAGGTGAAAGCCACCGAGAATCTCGTGACCAAGCCTTATCGCCGTGAGGATCTGGCAATCAAGATCCGACAGGCCTTTAGGGAGCAGATGGCAGGTTCGCGGGAGTCGCTGGTCCCAGCCGTTACTCTGCGGGACAGTTGA
- a CDS encoding response regulator codes for MTKVLLIEDDDLVRATLREMLEDIGCTVLEAEDGSKGIALLAVEGPALVITDILMPNKEGTETIHEIRSANPDLPLIAISGGGVSGDLTFLGFAERLGANRVLQKPINFHELEACVNALLPTLVNSSLSSAAG; via the coding sequence ATGACCAAAGTTCTTTTGATCGAAGACGACGATCTGGTTCGCGCAACTTTGCGCGAGATGCTGGAGGATATCGGCTGCACCGTGCTTGAGGCGGAGGATGGCAGCAAGGGGATCGCACTTCTCGCCGTGGAGGGACCGGCGCTGGTGATCACCGACATTCTGATGCCCAACAAAGAGGGGACGGAGACGATTCATGAAATCAGATCGGCGAACCCCGATCTGCCCCTGATCGCAATATCCGGAGGTGGAGTCAGCGGCGATCTGACGTTTCTCGGCTTTGCCGAGCGGCTTGGAGCCAACCGTGTTTTGCAGAAGCCGATCAATTTCCACGAGCTGGAGGCTTGCGTAAACGCATTGCTTCCGACTCTCGTGAACAGCTCGCTGTCGAGCGCCGCTGGCTAA
- a CDS encoding ArsR/SmtB family transcription factor, which yields MKNKDAIEALAALAQETRLKVFRLLVQAGPEGRPAGEIAQAVGVPPATLSFHLRELERAGLLLSRRESRQIFYATHYEGMRRLLDFLMQDCCNGHPEICSPEPSLADAADAAAERREAS from the coding sequence ATGAAGAATAAGGATGCCATCGAGGCTCTGGCCGCTCTGGCTCAGGAAACCCGGCTGAAGGTCTTCCGGTTGCTGGTCCAGGCCGGCCCCGAGGGCCGACCGGCCGGCGAGATCGCGCAGGCGGTTGGGGTCCCGCCCGCCACGCTGTCGTTTCATTTGCGCGAGTTGGAGCGCGCGGGATTGCTGCTCTCCCGTCGGGAAAGCCGGCAGATCTTCTACGCGACTCACTACGAGGGCATGCGCCGGCTGCTCGATTTCCTGATGCAGGACTGCTGCAACGGCCACCCCGAGATCTGCAGCCCGGAACCCTCTCTCGCGGATGCCGCCGACGCCGCGGCGGAAAGGAGGGAAGCGTCGTGA
- a CDS encoding arsenate reductase ArsC, with protein sequence MTRHAKNVLFLCTGNSARSILAEAILNRTGSGGFVGYSAGSQPKGAVHPYAIDLLGRQNYPISGLTSKSWDVFDRANGPKMDFVFTVCDRAAEEVCPIWPGQPMTAHWGLPDPAAATGSEAEKRYAFLETLRMLEQRIGIFVNLPMTSLDKLSLQRRLDEIGTANVVAHKQRA encoded by the coding sequence GTGACGCGTCACGCCAAGAATGTCCTGTTCCTTTGCACCGGAAACTCGGCACGCAGCATTTTGGCGGAGGCGATTCTCAATCGCACCGGATCCGGCGGTTTTGTCGGCTACAGCGCCGGCAGTCAGCCCAAGGGCGCGGTTCACCCCTATGCGATCGATCTGCTGGGCCGTCAGAACTATCCGATTTCCGGACTGACCTCGAAATCCTGGGATGTCTTCGATCGGGCTAACGGGCCCAAGATGGATTTCGTCTTCACCGTCTGCGATCGGGCAGCGGAAGAGGTCTGCCCGATTTGGCCGGGCCAGCCGATGACGGCCCACTGGGGCCTGCCCGATCCGGCGGCCGCAACCGGGTCGGAAGCCGAGAAGCGCTATGCCTTCCTTGAGACGCTGCGCATGCTGGAGCAGCGAATCGGGATTTTCGTGAATCTGCCGATGACCTCTCTCGACAAACTCAGTCTTCAACGACGCTTGGACGAGATCGGCACGGCCAACGTCGTCGCTCACAAGCAGCGCGCCTGA
- the arsB gene encoding ACR3 family arsenite efflux transporter produces the protein MPAESTTAAAMPGGIGAFEKWLSVWVALCIGAGLLLGNLVPGIFATLAGWEVASVNLPVALLIWAMVYPMMVNVDFASLRHVGDRPKGLAITVVVNWLIKPFTMAGLGVLFFEVVFADLIAPADAQQYIAGLILLGAAPCTAMVFVWSQLTRGDPTYTLVQVSVNDVIMIFAFAPLVALLLGVTDIAVPWNTLLLSVGLYVVVPLIAGAITRRWLLTHARRGESAEAAVARFTAAIKPVSVLGLLATVVLLFGFQGETILTQPLVIALIAVPLLLQSYGIFFLAYAAAWAWRVPFKVAAPCALIGTSNFFELAVAVAIGLFGLNSGAALATVVGVLVEVPVMLSLVAFANRTRGAFPSS, from the coding sequence ATGCCGGCCGAAAGCACCACCGCCGCCGCTATGCCTGGCGGCATCGGCGCCTTCGAGAAGTGGCTGAGCGTCTGGGTCGCCCTTTGCATCGGCGCCGGCCTGCTGCTCGGCAATCTGGTGCCTGGGATCTTCGCGACCTTGGCAGGCTGGGAGGTTGCATCGGTCAACTTGCCGGTGGCCCTGCTGATCTGGGCGATGGTTTACCCCATGATGGTCAACGTCGACTTCGCCAGCTTGCGCCATGTCGGCGACCGGCCCAAGGGGCTGGCGATCACCGTCGTCGTCAACTGGCTGATCAAGCCTTTCACCATGGCCGGGCTGGGCGTGCTGTTCTTCGAGGTAGTCTTCGCCGACCTGATCGCCCCGGCCGACGCGCAGCAGTACATCGCCGGATTGATTCTGTTGGGCGCGGCGCCCTGCACGGCAATGGTCTTCGTCTGGTCTCAGCTCACTCGGGGCGATCCGACCTACACGCTCGTGCAGGTCTCGGTGAACGACGTGATCATGATCTTCGCCTTCGCACCGTTGGTTGCGCTGCTGCTTGGCGTCACGGACATCGCCGTGCCCTGGAACACGCTGCTGCTCTCGGTTGGGCTCTATGTGGTAGTGCCACTGATCGCCGGAGCGATCACCCGCCGTTGGCTGCTGACGCACGCTCGGCGCGGCGAGTCGGCCGAAGCGGCCGTTGCGCGTTTCACCGCCGCGATAAAGCCGGTTTCGGTCTTGGGTCTGCTCGCCACCGTGGTACTGCTTTTCGGCTTTCAGGGCGAGACGATCCTGACGCAGCCCCTGGTGATCGCTCTGATCGCGGTGCCGCTGCTGCTCCAATCCTACGGTATCTTTTTCCTCGCCTACGCCGCGGCCTGGGCTTGGCGCGTGCCCTTCAAGGTGGCGGCGCCCTGTGCCCTGATCGGAACGTCCAACTTCTTCGAGCTGGCGGTGGCGGTGGCCATCGGCCTGTTCGGTCTGAACTCGGGCGCCGCCTTGGCGACGGTGGTCGGGGTGTTGGTGGAGGTGCCGGTGATGCTCTCCCTGGTCGCCTTTGCGAACCGGACCCGAGGAGCCTTCCCGAGCAGCTAG
- the hemN gene encoding oxygen-independent coproporphyrinogen III oxidase, with the protein MDQMIASPGRAARSRQSPQALAEKYARMVPRYTSYPTAPHFHEGVGGETYGGWLGELPEGVELSVYAHIPFCDTLCWFCGCNTKIVQRYEPVAVYLPKLLREIALVSERLPARRACSHLHWGGGSPTLLTAEHMRDLGAALRTAFPLTDDAEFAVEIDPRDLRDDQVAAMAEIGVTRASLGVQDIDPQVQRAINRVQPLDCTRDAIARLRTAGVRALNVDLVYGLPYQDTARLLRSVEAMIALQPARFALFGYAHVPQMKKHMRLIPEEALPGASERFEMAEAAAERLVAAGYLRIGLDHFALPDDAMARCQTEGRLRRNFQGYTADRAEALIGLGASAIGQLPQGLVQNATPLHVYGEAVDADGLATAKGVALSAEDKRRAALIERLMCDLVVQLPDDLAKALAPELAEMEADGLVAMAGQEVAVTELGRPFVRCVAALFDAYLNPAQDRHSVAV; encoded by the coding sequence ATGGATCAAATGATCGCCTCTCCGGGCCGGGCCGCCCGATCCCGTCAGTCACCGCAGGCGCTGGCTGAGAAGTACGCACGGATGGTGCCGCGCTACACCAGCTATCCAACGGCGCCGCACTTCCATGAGGGTGTCGGGGGCGAGACCTACGGCGGCTGGCTCGGCGAACTGCCGGAGGGCGTAGAGCTTTCGGTTTACGCACATATTCCCTTCTGCGACACGCTCTGCTGGTTCTGCGGCTGCAACACCAAGATCGTGCAGCGCTACGAGCCGGTTGCCGTCTACCTGCCAAAGCTGTTGCGCGAGATCGCACTGGTTTCCGAGCGCCTGCCGGCCCGGCGTGCCTGCAGTCACCTGCATTGGGGCGGTGGCTCGCCGACCCTGCTGACGGCCGAGCACATGCGCGATTTGGGGGCGGCCTTGCGAACCGCTTTCCCCCTGACCGACGATGCCGAGTTCGCGGTGGAGATCGATCCCCGCGACCTGCGCGACGATCAGGTCGCGGCGATGGCCGAGATCGGTGTGACCCGGGCCAGCCTGGGTGTGCAGGACATCGATCCCCAGGTCCAGCGCGCGATCAACCGCGTCCAGCCGCTCGACTGCACCCGCGACGCGATCGCGCGGTTGCGCACCGCCGGCGTAAGAGCTCTCAATGTCGACCTGGTTTACGGTCTGCCCTACCAGGATACCGCGCGTCTCCTGCGCAGTGTCGAGGCGATGATCGCGCTGCAGCCGGCCCGTTTCGCGCTCTTCGGCTACGCGCATGTGCCGCAGATGAAGAAACATATGCGGTTGATTCCGGAGGAGGCGCTGCCTGGCGCGTCCGAGCGCTTCGAGATGGCCGAGGCGGCGGCCGAGCGGCTTGTCGCCGCCGGATATCTGCGCATCGGTCTGGACCACTTCGCCCTGCCGGACGATGCCATGGCCCGGTGCCAGACCGAGGGGCGTCTTCGCCGAAACTTCCAGGGCTATACCGCCGACCGAGCCGAGGCTTTGATCGGCCTGGGCGCTTCGGCTATCGGCCAGCTTCCTCAGGGGTTGGTTCAGAACGCGACGCCGCTGCATGTCTACGGCGAGGCTGTGGACGCGGACGGCCTCGCGACCGCCAAGGGCGTGGCGCTCAGCGCGGAGGACAAGCGCCGCGCCGCCTTGATCGAGCGTTTGATGTGCGACTTGGTCGTGCAGCTGCCGGACGATCTGGCGAAGGCGCTGGCCCCGGAGCTGGCCGAGATGGAGGCCGACGGTCTTGTCGCCATGGCTGGCCAAGAGGTTGCGGTCACCGAGCTTGGCCGGCCTTTCGTGCGCTGCGTGGCCGCTCTGTTCGATGCCTATCTGAACCCGGCACAGGACCGCCACAGCGTCGCGGTCTAA